A genome region from Heliangelus exortis chromosome 12, bHelExo1.hap1, whole genome shotgun sequence includes the following:
- the LOC139801328 gene encoding heat shock factor protein 5-like, which produces MEETHLPAPVNPSTFPAKLWLLVNSPRCGSVRWDARGEGLLIEQALLERELLGAGPSLAAGLAGDGAEVFKTRNFSSLVRQLNLYGFRKVVAVPGAEPDPEGDSGAGGSSAGPLHHFRSPHFRRDRPDLLAQIKRLTRANRAKLAAGLEVGSRPANRVRRLMGTALPGDLLPKANGPGYEASPASPTGKGAALPLLQRCSTEVTYTVRPVPSILPLEQWSRPTAAAPCRSPPARSGSPGLASSKSTQCSFVQTPPVQSRCAAEFPPSSCPCGTSEDNSQAEVNLDYVFQLVEEMCSPLPGERAPVQSAAAEILDNTSGTCAAVREETQFPPGSQPKDTLRGEGDSSGTPACRKRRHSSQDDNSPDFHLQGDASCKRGCFQEEEGSE; this is translated from the exons ATGGAGGAGACGCATCTGCCAGCCCCAGTGAACCCCAGCACGTTCCCGGCCAAGCTCTGGCTCCTGGTGAACAGCCCCCGCTGCGGCTCCGTGCGCTGGGACGCCCGCGGCGAGGGGCTGCTCATCGAGCAGGCGCTCTTAGAGCGGGAGCTGCTGGGCGCCGGGCCGAGCCTCGCCGCCGGGCTGGCCGGCGACGGGGCCGAGGTCTTCAAGACCCGCAACTTCAGCAGCCTGGTCCGGCAGCTGAACCTCTACGGGTTCCGCAAAGTGGTGGCGGTGCCCGGGGCTGAGCCGGACCCGGAGGGTGACagcggggctgggggcagctccGCCGGGCCCCTGCACCACTTCCGCAGCCCCCACTTCCGCCGGGACCGCCCCGACCTCCTGGCCCAGATCAAGCGCCTGACGCGTGCCAACAGGGCCAAGCTGGCAGCCGGGCTGGAGGTGGGCAGCCGCCCGGCCAACCGCGTCCGCCGGCTGATGGGCACGGCGCTGCCCGGGGACCTGCTGCCCAAGGCCAATGGTCCCG GGTACGAggcttctccagcttctcctaCAGGCAAAGGCGCTGCCCTCCCGCTTCTCCAGAGGTGCTCCACGGAGGTGACATACACTGTCAGACCGGTACCCTCCATCCTGCCGCTGGAGCAGTGGTCAAGGCCAACAG CCGCAGCGCCGTGTCGCTCCCCACCCGCCCGCTCTGGCTCTCCAGGTCTGGCATCTTCGAAGAGCACCCAGTGCAGCTTTGTCCAG ACTCCACCTGTGCAGTCCCGTTGCGCAGCAGAATTCCCACCCTCCAGCTGTCCGTGCGGCACTTCTGAGGACAACAGCCAGGCAGAAGTCAACCTCGACTATGTGTTCCAGCTCGTGGAGGAGATGTGTTCCCCACTCCCAGGTGAAAGGGCTCCAGtacaaagtgctgctgctgagattcTG GACAATACTAGTGGTACCTGTGCTGCAGTGAGAGAGGAGACACAATTCCCACCTGGAAGCCAGCCCAAGGACACACTGAGAGGAGAGGGAGACTCCTCTGGAACACCTGCCTGCAGGAAAAGGAGACACAGTTCTCAGGATGACAACTCCCCTG ATTTCCACCTGCAGGGAGATGCATCCTGCAAGCGGGGCTGCTttcaggaggaagaaggaagcgAGTGA